From Thermodesulfobacteriota bacterium, a single genomic window includes:
- a CDS encoding PilT/PilU family type 4a pilus ATPase: MQRTEIDYILTRLLDAYDNVSDINLTSGKPFQVESSGELIHVDIGYGVKPMTPFQTETFALAMIDNDRRLTESLLASGSCDLSYSLPGKARFRVNVFQQSGQYSIVLRRLESTIPTIDAMNLPKIFYDIAKEKNGIIFFTGATGTGKTTSLAAILDDINLKKSVHVITLEDPVEYQHPHKKATFNQREMGTDFDTFSNGLRAALRQAPKVILVGEMRDKESIEIGLRAAETGHLVFTTLHTVDAGSTINRIIGMFDVDEEHQIRIRLSETFRWAVCQRLLPKIGGGRVAAFEIMGTNLRVKDAILNGESEGKMFYDMVTQGKPFGMTTFDDYIVELFAEGLITEETARTYASRKGVVGRGIDSVKSARGEKTTDLEQLTMDNLYGKTK; this comes from the coding sequence ATGCAAAGAACGGAAATCGATTATATTCTGACCAGGCTGCTGGATGCCTATGATAACGTGTCGGATATCAACCTCACGTCAGGCAAGCCGTTTCAAGTGGAAAGCTCCGGGGAACTGATCCACGTGGACATCGGTTACGGCGTCAAGCCCATGACCCCGTTTCAGACGGAGACTTTCGCGCTGGCCATGATTGACAATGATCGCCGGCTGACGGAGTCGCTGCTGGCTTCCGGTTCATGCGACCTGTCTTATTCGCTTCCCGGGAAGGCCCGCTTCAGGGTGAACGTTTTTCAGCAGTCAGGCCAGTATTCCATTGTTCTCCGTCGCCTGGAATCAACCATTCCTACCATCGATGCCATGAACCTGCCGAAAATTTTTTATGATATCGCCAAGGAAAAAAACGGCATCATTTTTTTTACCGGCGCTACCGGAACCGGTAAGACAACCTCTCTGGCCGCCATTCTTGATGATATCAACCTGAAAAAATCGGTGCATGTCATTACCCTGGAAGACCCGGTGGAATATCAGCATCCTCACAAGAAGGCCACCTTCAACCAGAGAGAGATGGGGACGGATTTTGATACCTTCAGCAACGGACTCCGGGCCGCCTTGCGGCAGGCGCCCAAAGTGATCCTGGTGGGTGAAATGCGTGATAAGGAATCCATCGAAATCGGCCTGAGGGCTGCCGAAACCGGCCACCTCGTGTTCACGACGCTGCATACCGTCGACGCCGGTTCCACCATCAACCGTATTATCGGTATGTTTGATGTCGATGAAGAACATCAGATCCGGATCCGGTTGTCGGAAACGTTCCGGTGGGCGGTGTGCCAGCGGCTTCTTCCCAAGATCGGCGGCGGCCGGGTGGCGGCTTTTGAAATTATGGGCACCAACCTTCGTGTCAAAGATGCCATTCTGAACGGCGAAAGCGAGGGGAAAATGTTTTATGACATGGTCACGCAGGGCAAGCCTTTCGGTATGACGACATTTGATGATTATATCGTGGAGCTTTTTGCCGAGGGACTGATTACCGAAGAAACGGCCCGGACGTATGCGTCCCGGAAGGGAGTCGTGGGCAGGGGGATTGATTCCGTAAAAAGCGCCCGGGGAGAAAAGACGACGGACCTGGAGCAGCTGACAATGGATAACCTGTATGGGAAAACAAAGTAA
- a CDS encoding type IV pilus twitching motility protein PilT has product MAKIDAFFKLMHEQGASDLHLVSGLKPALRIRGDIERVNYDVLDEDGLRSMLYEITPEEKAKVFEETGDVDFGYEIKGLARYRVNFYMHRGGVGAVFREIPSTILTTDQLGLPKVISKLASLPRGLCLVTGPTGSGKSTTLAAIIDEANRTRKDNIITVEDPIEFVHEPRMCTVSHREVGIHTKSFSAALRGALREDPDIILVGEMRDLETTSLAIEAASTGHLVFATVHTTSAAKTVDRVIEMFPHEQQEQIRSTLADGIRAVVSQVLFKRVDKVGRCVAPEILVATPAVRNLIRESKTHQLPSMMQTGKKYGMQLLDDAIMNLYQKGWIGAEEAYNKANDKAQFRAFLKNPPTDFTEA; this is encoded by the coding sequence ATGGCGAAGATTGACGCATTTTTTAAATTGATGCATGAACAGGGGGCTTCGGACCTGCATCTGGTCAGCGGGTTGAAGCCGGCGCTTAGAATCAGGGGGGATATTGAGCGGGTAAATTATGATGTCCTGGATGAGGACGGCTTGCGCAGCATGCTTTATGAGATTACCCCGGAAGAAAAAGCCAAGGTGTTTGAAGAGACCGGCGATGTGGACTTCGGCTACGAGATTAAAGGCCTGGCCAGGTACCGGGTCAATTTTTATATGCACCGCGGCGGTGTCGGCGCTGTTTTCCGGGAAATCCCCAGCACCATTTTGACGACCGACCAGCTGGGACTCCCCAAGGTTATCTCCAAACTGGCTTCCCTGCCGAGGGGCCTTTGCCTGGTCACCGGACCGACCGGCAGCGGGAAATCCACCACCCTGGCAGCCATCATCGATGAGGCCAATCGAACCCGCAAAGACAATATCATTACCGTTGAGGACCCCATCGAATTTGTGCATGAGCCCCGCATGTGCACGGTCAGCCATCGGGAGGTGGGGATTCACACCAAGTCGTTTTCCGCCGCGTTGCGGGGGGCCCTTCGCGAAGACCCGGACATCATTCTGGTCGGGGAAATGCGAGACCTGGAAACAACTTCGCTGGCTATTGAAGCCGCTTCCACCGGGCATCTGGTCTTCGCGACGGTTCATACGACCAGTGCGGCCAAGACAGTTGACCGTGTTATAGAAATGTTCCCGCATGAGCAGCAGGAACAGATCCGGTCGACGCTGGCCGATGGTATCCGGGCCGTGGTATCGCAGGTGCTGTTCAAACGGGTCGACAAGGTCGGGCGGTGTGTGGCGCCGGAGATCCTGGTCGCTACGCCGGCGGTGCGCAACCTGATCAGAGAGTCTAAAACCCATCAACTGCCCTCCATGATGCAGACAGGGAAAAAATACGGGATGCAGCTTCTGGATGATGCCATTATGAACTTGTATCAGAAAGGCTGGATTGGCGCCGAGGAGGCATACAATAAAGCCAATGACAAAGCGCAGTTCCGGGCGTTTCTGAAAAACCCGCCGACGGATTTTACGGAGGCGTAA
- a CDS encoding N-acetyltransferase, which yields MIRKAAVNDIEIIYHLLNKFAEKGYLLSRPLSKLYDNIRNFSVYVNGGTQEVVGCCALAVCWKDLAEIRSLAIRPDCWGRGYGKQLVENALAEARSFDIKKVFVLTYKVDFFASFGFSVIDKSELPIKIWSDCITCVKFPDCDETAMVKNLS from the coding sequence ATGATCAGAAAAGCGGCTGTCAACGATATCGAAATCATTTATCATTTGCTGAACAAATTTGCCGAAAAAGGATATCTGCTGTCCCGTCCGCTGTCGAAGCTGTACGATAATATCCGGAATTTTTCAGTTTACGTGAACGGGGGGACACAGGAGGTCGTGGGCTGCTGCGCCCTGGCGGTCTGCTGGAAAGACCTGGCGGAAATCCGCTCTCTGGCGATACGTCCCGACTGCTGGGGCAGGGGGTACGGGAAGCAACTGGTCGAAAACGCTCTGGCTGAAGCCCGTTCCTTTGATATTAAAAAAGTGTTTGTGCTGACTTACAAAGTCGATTTTTTCGCTTCTTTCGGGTTTTCGGTAATTGATAAATCCGAACTACCCATCAAAATCTGGTCGGACTGCATTACCTGCGTGAAGTTTCCCGACTGTGATGAAACCGCTATGGTAAAAAATTTGTCCTGA
- a CDS encoding cytochrome c biogenesis protein CcdA: MEKGYFLLFENTVTISAAFGAGLLSFLTPCVFPLIPVYFTLITGLSLEDLTTETRAELRLKVFISTVAFVLGFSTIFVVLGGLASFLGGHIIKYRQTLQITGGVLIIVLGVHLIGIIRIPWLETDKRFRMKQQKMHFVEAIIGAFVAGMAFSAGWTPCIGPILGSILIIAGNQQTVGQGVLLLTFFSAGLALPFLLLSVFIDFLLEVIKKGRRLIRYINPAAGALLIAVGVLLLIGI, translated from the coding sequence ATGGAGAAAGGATATTTCTTATTGTTTGAGAACACGGTTACCATTTCAGCGGCTTTCGGCGCCGGACTGCTGTCTTTTCTGACGCCCTGCGTATTCCCCCTCATACCGGTTTATTTCACCTTGATTACCGGCCTGTCCCTGGAGGACCTGACTACCGAGACCCGGGCCGAACTCCGTTTAAAGGTCTTTATTTCCACCGTTGCCTTTGTGCTGGGTTTTTCTACCATATTTGTTGTGCTGGGAGGGCTGGCTTCGTTTCTCGGCGGCCATATCATCAAATATCGCCAGACGCTTCAAATCACGGGTGGTGTCCTGATTATTGTTCTCGGCGTACATCTGATCGGCATTATTCGTATCCCCTGGCTGGAAACGGACAAGCGATTCCGGATGAAGCAGCAAAAGATGCATTTCGTGGAAGCGATCATCGGGGCGTTTGTCGCGGGGATGGCTTTCTCCGCTGGCTGGACGCCCTGCATCGGTCCCATCCTGGGATCAATTCTGATTATCGCCGGCAACCAGCAGACCGTCGGTCAGGGTGTTTTGCTGCTGACCTTTTTTTCCGCCGGTCTGGCCCTGCCCTTTCTGCTCCTGTCTGTTTTTATCGACTTTCTGCTGGAAGTTATAAAAAAAGGACGCCGTTTAATCCGATATATCAACCCGGCGGCTGGCGCGCTGCTGATTGCCGTGGGGGTACTGCTGCTCATCGGCATTTAA
- a CDS encoding SH3 domain-containing protein, which translates to MTSRKIRVTLAFLLALSCFPALVSGGERLAVSAPTANIRNGPGTNFDVIWQVEQYYPVTILEKKDNWYKVQDFEGDIGWLHQSLLDKTATVIVKNENTNVRSAPGTDSPVIFRVNKGVPFKCLQTQGDWIYIRHVDGDEGWIHRSLVW; encoded by the coding sequence ATGACGTCAAGAAAAATCAGAGTGACCCTGGCTTTTCTCCTGGCCCTGTCGTGTTTCCCGGCGCTTGTTTCCGGCGGGGAGCGACTGGCGGTTTCCGCTCCGACCGCCAATATACGGAACGGCCCGGGAACAAATTTTGACGTTATCTGGCAGGTGGAGCAGTATTACCCCGTGACCATATTGGAAAAAAAGGACAATTGGTATAAAGTCCAGGACTTTGAAGGCGATATCGGCTGGCTTCATCAATCCCTGCTGGATAAAACCGCAACGGTTATCGTCAAGAACGAAAACACCAATGTCCGGTCAGCCCCGGGAACGGATTCCCCTGTTATCTTCCGGGTCAACAAGGGCGTGCCCTTTAAATGTCTGCAGACACAAGGGGACTGGATCTATATTCGACATGTCGATGGGGATGAAGGCTGGATTCATCGTTCTCTTGTCTGGTAA
- a CDS encoding transcriptional repressor — protein sequence MKKLHEREKKQFKKLFSQDELKDFDARLSILEAFLQANRHVTVTELNKIVTEKGSPFDSAFIRDTLKMLCRYGFARRHRFDDGIVRYEPWHLEDHHDHMICMKCGKILEFRDDQLEKIQEDVAATQGFHMLQHRMEIYGICAECLNTRDMVVPLVRAKPGEKVTIQDFSGGSSARMRLMSMGLRAGDVLDVITSDPTGQLVVATGNKRYAIGRGLAKKIQVRPTGK from the coding sequence ATGAAGAAACTGCACGAACGGGAGAAGAAACAGTTTAAAAAGCTATTTAGCCAGGACGAACTCAAGGATTTTGATGCCCGGCTGTCCATACTTGAGGCTTTCCTTCAGGCCAACCGACATGTTACCGTTACCGAATTAAATAAGATTGTTACGGAAAAGGGAAGCCCCTTTGACAGCGCCTTTATCCGGGACACCCTCAAAATGTTATGCCGCTACGGGTTTGCCCGCAGGCATCGGTTTGATGACGGAATCGTCCGTTATGAACCCTGGCATCTGGAGGATCATCATGACCACATGATCTGCATGAAATGCGGCAAGATCCTGGAGTTCCGGGATGATCAACTGGAAAAGATTCAGGAGGATGTGGCCGCGACCCAGGGGTTTCATATGCTCCAGCACCGGATGGAAATATACGGCATTTGCGCTGAGTGCTTGAATACACGGGATATGGTTGTCCCGCTGGTCCGGGCCAAACCGGGGGAAAAAGTCACGATCCAGGATTTTTCCGGCGGTTCCAGCGCCCGCATGCGCTTGATGTCCATGGGATTAAGAGCGGGTGACGTTCTGGATGTGATTACCAGTGATCCTACCGGTCAGCTGGTTGTGGCGACCGGGAACAAGCGATATGCCATCGGCAGAGGCCTGGCGAAAAAGATTCAGGTCAGGCCTACCGGTAAATAA
- a CDS encoding FeoA family protein, with protein MRLSEMKEGQSAVIIRVGGKGAFRKRLLEMGLVKNTPIYVEKYAPLKDPMELLVKGYAISLRVEEAALITVEALTDIH; from the coding sequence ATGCGCTTGAGTGAAATGAAAGAAGGGCAGTCGGCAGTCATTATCCGGGTGGGTGGCAAAGGCGCTTTCCGGAAAAGGTTGCTTGAAATGGGGCTGGTAAAGAACACGCCAATTTACGTGGAAAAATATGCCCCCCTGAAAGACCCCATGGAACTGCTGGTCAAAGGATATGCCATTTCTCTGCGGGTGGAAGAGGCCGCTCTGATAACGGTTGAGGCGCTGACCGATATCCACTGA
- a CDS encoding YggT family protein: MFILANFLDAVANVLQIVLTLYMYIIIAQAILSWVSPDPYNPIVRFIRNITEPVLYRIRSWLPVMFGGIDFSPVVVILGIVFLQSFVVNSLFMLADRLRG, translated from the coding sequence ATGTTTATACTGGCAAATTTTTTAGATGCGGTGGCCAATGTGCTGCAAATCGTGCTGACCCTGTACATGTATATCATTATCGCCCAGGCGATTCTCTCCTGGGTCAGTCCGGATCCTTATAATCCCATTGTCCGCTTTATCCGCAATATAACCGAGCCGGTTTTGTACCGGATACGGTCATGGTTGCCGGTAATGTTCGGGGGGATTGATTTTTCTCCGGTTGTGGTGATTCTCGGGATTGTTTTTCTGCAGTCGTTTGTCGTGAACAGCCTGTTCATGCTGGCGGATCGGCTGCGGGGGTAA
- a CDS encoding CoA pyrophosphatase — MNIDRAAIEKAILAAGGPGPPDWAHRQASVSLLFFDKPPTHFLAILKADRNGYVWRNQVALPGGRIDEKDPSSLHAAMRELREELDIAADNVDYLGSLGHFQTLQDTVIEVFVGIWNQRDTIHFDTREIARVIQVPLESVIRTHFEKRLNGRLPGMEELLYPVDDLVIWGVTAKILHHFIERLCTENESSLLSGTA; from the coding sequence ATGAACATTGACAGGGCCGCCATTGAAAAAGCCATCCTGGCCGCGGGTGGTCCCGGGCCACCGGACTGGGCTCATCGCCAGGCCAGCGTTTCGCTGTTGTTTTTCGATAAACCGCCGACCCATTTTCTGGCGATTCTGAAGGCCGATCGCAATGGATATGTGTGGCGGAACCAGGTCGCCCTGCCCGGCGGGCGCATTGATGAAAAAGACCCCAGTTCCCTGCACGCGGCCATGCGGGAGTTGAGAGAAGAACTGGACATCGCGGCGGACAATGTCGACTATTTAGGGTCCCTGGGGCACTTTCAGACCCTGCAGGATACGGTGATTGAAGTCTTTGTGGGAATATGGAATCAGCGGGATACCATTCATTTCGACACCCGGGAAATCGCCCGGGTAATTCAAGTCCCCCTTGAATCGGTTATCCGTACCCATTTTGAAAAGCGGTTGAATGGCCGGCTGCCGGGCATGGAGGAACTGCTTTACCCGGTCGATGACCTGGTCATCTGGGGGGTTACCGCCAAAATTCTGCACCATTTTATTGAGCGGCTCTGTACTGAAAACGAATCGTCATTGTTGTCGGGAACAGCCTGA
- the proC gene encoding pyrroline-5-carboxylate reductase translates to MTEMNRRIGFIGGGNMAEAIAGALIRTGCCPPSRIMASDVSPDRREYLQRTYGIHTVPDNTDVFLCVDVVILAVKPQIMDSVLSQLSDVIAEKNPPGFRKLIISVAAGFPIQKMESRLYSRIDPDTAARLPIARVMPNTPALVMAGMSGISYNRHIMPEDKAMAMAILGVTGSVLEFEEQALNAVTAVSGSGPAYVFYLIEAMIEAGVSLGLSETDSSALTLQTVKGAVKLLDERKEPPRDLRRKVTSPGGTTEAAITVMEQASIKDNIIKALTAACRRANELSG, encoded by the coding sequence ATGACAGAAATGAATCGGCGGATCGGTTTTATCGGCGGCGGCAATATGGCCGAAGCAATTGCGGGAGCACTTATCCGCACCGGTTGTTGTCCGCCGTCCCGGATAATGGCCAGCGACGTCAGCCCGGATCGCCGTGAATATCTGCAGCGAACATATGGCATCCATACCGTTCCGGATAACACCGACGTATTTCTGTGTGTCGATGTGGTGATTCTGGCAGTCAAGCCTCAGATCATGGACAGCGTCTTATCACAACTATCTGATGTCATTGCTGAAAAGAATCCGCCTGGTTTCAGAAAACTGATTATATCCGTGGCCGCCGGCTTCCCCATTCAAAAGATGGAAAGCCGGTTGTACTCCCGTATAGACCCAGACACGGCGGCCCGCCTTCCCATTGCCAGGGTAATGCCGAACACGCCGGCCCTGGTGATGGCCGGAATGAGCGGCATCAGCTACAATCGTCACATCATGCCGGAAGACAAGGCCATGGCCATGGCGATTCTGGGGGTAACCGGAAGCGTCCTGGAATTTGAGGAGCAGGCCCTGAACGCGGTTACGGCCGTATCCGGATCCGGCCCCGCCTATGTGTTCTATCTGATCGAAGCCATGATCGAAGCCGGTGTGTCCCTGGGCCTTTCTGAAACCGACTCATCGGCGCTGACCCTGCAGACGGTAAAAGGCGCCGTGAAACTTCTGGACGAAAGGAAGGAACCTCCCCGGGATTTGAGACGCAAAGTCACTTCGCCCGGCGGCACCACCGAGGCGGCCATAACCGTCATGGAACAGGCAAGCATAAAAGATAACATTATCAAAGCGCTGACGGCGGCCTGCCGTCGGGCGAATGAACTTAGCGGTTAA
- a CDS encoding metallophosphoesterase family protein produces the protein MGKIFAVGDIHGCFQKLQELMDKLPIRYNTDTLVFLGDYIDRGEKSFQVVDYLTDLKKKHSNIVFLKGNHEEMFFNYLSGEDEITFLFNGGEQTLKGYTDSNGSVSVPQSHLDFFNSLQLYYETDDYIFVHAGLREGVPFEKQKPEDLLWIRKSFIDSSYDFGKLVIFGHTPYSEVLIKDNKIGIDTGAVYGYKLTCLELPKMIFHQV, from the coding sequence ATGGGAAAAATTTTCGCTGTCGGCGATATTCACGGGTGTTTCCAGAAGCTTCAGGAGCTGATGGATAAGCTGCCCATCCGATATAACACAGACACCCTTGTTTTCCTTGGCGATTATATCGATCGGGGAGAAAAGTCCTTCCAGGTTGTGGATTATCTTACGGACCTGAAGAAAAAACACAGCAATATTGTTTTTTTAAAAGGCAATCATGAAGAAATGTTTTTTAATTATCTGTCCGGAGAAGATGAGATTACCTTCCTTTTTAACGGTGGTGAACAGACCCTGAAAGGGTATACGGACAGCAACGGAAGTGTTTCGGTCCCTCAATCCCATCTTGATTTTTTCAATTCGCTTCAGCTTTATTATGAAACCGATGATTATATCTTTGTCCATGCCGGCCTGCGGGAAGGCGTGCCCTTCGAAAAGCAGAAACCGGAAGATCTGTTGTGGATCCGAAAGTCTTTTATCGACTCCAGCTATGACTTTGGAAAGCTGGTGATTTTCGGACATACACCATATTCGGAAGTGCTGATCAAGGACAACAAGATCGGTATAGATACCGGTGCGGTTTATGGTTACAAATTGACTTGCCTGGAACTGCCCAAGATGATTTTTCATCAGGTATAA
- a CDS encoding zinc-ribbon domain-containing protein has protein sequence MDISCEQCGVSFKVADDKLPPGKSAVVKCPKCKNRITVSGPAEDEPAGVLSSRNGAGAGTAFGFDERPDESQYNASEKPFDFIEEEGETALICESDSAIKGKIKQVLDFMEYHISETDDTRDALKKMRYHNYHLIVINESFSSRSPDSNGVLIYLERLKMKSRRGTFVVLLTKRFKTMDAMTAFEKSVELIINLNDINHFEKILKRALADHEQFYRIYREEQKSLGIV, from the coding sequence ATGGATATCAGTTGCGAACAATGTGGCGTCAGCTTCAAGGTCGCGGACGATAAACTGCCGCCGGGCAAAAGCGCGGTGGTGAAGTGCCCCAAATGCAAAAACAGAATTACCGTCAGCGGACCGGCAGAAGATGAACCGGCCGGCGTACTTTCATCCCGAAACGGGGCGGGGGCCGGTACCGCCTTCGGCTTTGACGAAAGGCCGGATGAGAGCCAGTATAACGCCTCGGAAAAACCTTTTGATTTTATCGAGGAAGAGGGGGAAACCGCTCTGATATGCGAGTCTGACAGCGCCATTAAGGGCAAGATAAAGCAGGTTCTGGATTTTATGGAATACCATATTTCCGAAACCGACGACACCCGGGATGCGCTGAAGAAAATGCGTTATCACAATTATCATCTGATTGTTATCAATGAGTCTTTTTCCTCGCGATCACCCGATTCCAACGGTGTGCTGATCTATCTGGAAAGACTGAAAATGAAATCCCGCCGGGGGACCTTTGTGGTGCTCCTGACCAAGCGGTTTAAAACCATGGATGCCATGACCGCTTTTGAAAAAAGCGTTGAGCTGATTATCAATCTGAATGATATAAATCATTTTGAAAAAATACTGAAGAGAGCCCTGGCGGATCACGAGCAGTTTTATCGAATTTACAGGGAAGAACAGAAGTCTCTGGGTATTGTATAA
- the feoB gene encoding ferrous iron transport protein B, translating into MEKKHITIALTGNPNAGKTTIFNALTGTRQKVGNWAGVTVEKKEGVITHGTYEIHVVDLPGTYSLTPFSMEEIIARNFIIDESPDVVVNIIDASNIERNLYLATQIRELDCKVLFVLNMADLAASKGVRIDAAKLSELLDVEIVYTVGNKGEGVTALLEKAVRLAEEGKPVQPERRVRYNRDIEAAIADLQSMIDAQGGLFYNSRWIAIKLLERDEIVSRRVSSEAGAAGKELLKKADVHRGRLADLFDDDLEIIMTDERYGFIAGFVKEVVTITKKNRVDLSRNIDLVLTNKFFGFPIFIFFIWLMFQLTFSVGAYPMEAIEKGFALLFFAADRMLSDGLFKDFIRDGVLAGVGSVAVFLPNILILFFCIALLEDTGYMARAAFLMDRIMHLIGLHGKSFIPMLMGFGCSVPAVMATRTLGNRKDRILTILITPFMSCSARLPVYIVLAGTFFPNAAGTVIFLIYLSGIVIAMISGRIFRSLLLRGEDAPFVMELPPYRAPMIKGLLIHMWDRARQFLKKMGGVILIGSIIVWGLSVFPRDISFSKDYAKELVDVQNAYQLKMDKIEDQALMRRLASERDEAVKNIIRAREKERTEKVYMGRIGKAIAPFFEPLGIDWRGSVSLLTGFVAKEIVVSSMGVLYAVEGHDQSALGKALRSSGMTPLSALSMMVFVLLYIPCLATVLVIMRETGAAKWALFNIVYSTSVAWSAAFIVYQTGLIFTAG; encoded by the coding sequence ATGGAAAAAAAACATATTACAATCGCGCTTACCGGAAATCCCAATGCCGGTAAAACAACCATCTTCAATGCCCTGACCGGTACGCGGCAGAAGGTCGGCAACTGGGCCGGGGTAACCGTCGAGAAAAAAGAGGGTGTCATCACCCATGGCACGTATGAGATCCATGTGGTGGACCTGCCCGGCACTTACAGCCTGACCCCTTTTTCGATGGAAGAAATCATCGCCAGAAATTTTATTATCGACGAATCGCCGGACGTGGTCGTCAATATTATCGACGCCTCTAACATAGAACGGAACCTGTATCTGGCCACCCAGATCCGGGAACTGGACTGCAAGGTATTGTTTGTTTTGAATATGGCGGATCTGGCTGCTTCCAAGGGGGTCCGCATCGATGCCGCCAAACTGTCGGAACTGCTGGATGTGGAGATTGTTTATACGGTCGGAAACAAGGGGGAAGGCGTTACCGCCCTTCTGGAAAAGGCCGTCCGACTGGCAGAAGAGGGGAAACCGGTTCAACCGGAAAGAAGAGTTCGTTACAACCGGGACATCGAAGCGGCCATTGCCGATCTCCAGTCCATGATCGACGCTCAAGGCGGTCTGTTTTATAACAGCCGCTGGATCGCCATCAAACTTCTCGAACGCGACGAGATCGTCAGCCGGCGGGTCAGCAGCGAAGCCGGAGCCGCCGGAAAAGAACTCCTGAAAAAAGCCGATGTCCATCGCGGCCGCCTGGCGGATCTGTTTGATGACGATCTGGAAATCATCATGACCGATGAGCGGTATGGGTTCATTGCCGGATTCGTCAAGGAAGTGGTGACGATTACCAAGAAGAATCGTGTCGATCTGTCCCGCAACATTGATCTTGTTCTGACCAACAAATTTTTCGGATTTCCGATTTTTATTTTTTTCATCTGGCTCATGTTCCAGCTGACCTTTTCCGTCGGGGCCTACCCCATGGAGGCGATTGAAAAAGGGTTTGCTCTGCTGTTTTTTGCCGCGGACCGCATGCTTTCCGACGGCCTGTTCAAGGATTTCATCAGGGATGGCGTTCTTGCCGGCGTCGGCAGCGTTGCCGTTTTCCTGCCGAATATTCTTATCCTGTTTTTCTGTATCGCCCTTCTCGAAGATACCGGCTATATGGCCAGGGCCGCTTTTCTGATGGACAGGATCATGCACCTTATCGGTCTGCATGGAAAATCATTCATCCCCATGCTGATGGGATTCGGCTGCAGCGTTCCGGCCGTTATGGCGACACGCACCCTGGGAAACCGAAAGGATCGAATCCTGACAATATTGATTACCCCATTCATGTCCTGTTCCGCGAGGCTTCCGGTTTATATTGTGCTGGCGGGCACTTTTTTCCCGAACGCTGCCGGAACGGTCATCTTTCTGATTTATCTTTCCGGTATCGTCATCGCTATGATCAGCGGACGAATTTTCAGGTCCCTCCTGTTGCGGGGTGAAGACGCGCCTTTTGTCATGGAACTGCCCCCCTACCGCGCGCCCATGATCAAGGGGTTGCTAATCCACATGTGGGACCGGGCCCGGCAGTTTTTAAAAAAAATGGGCGGCGTGATTCTGATCGGTTCCATTATCGTCTGGGGGTTATCTGTCTTTCCCCGCGATATTTCCTTTTCAAAGGATTATGCCAAGGAACTGGTTGATGTCCAGAATGCCTATCAGCTCAAAATGGACAAAATCGAGGACCAGGCGCTGATGCGACGCCTCGCCTCGGAACGCGATGAGGCCGTGAAGAATATCATCCGCGCCAGGGAAAAAGAGCGTACGGAGAAGGTGTATATGGGCAGAATCGGCAAGGCTATTGCGCCGTTCTTTGAACCTTTAGGGATTGACTGGCGGGGCAGCGTATCGCTGCTGACCGGATTTGTCGCCAAGGAAATTGTCGTCAGTTCCATGGGGGTGCTGTATGCCGTTGAGGGGCACGATCAGTCCGCTCTGGGAAAAGCCCTGCGGAGTTCGGGGATGACACCGCTGTCGGCCCTGTCAATGATGGTTTTTGTCCTGCTGTACATCCCCTGTCTGGCCACGGTGCTTGTCATCATGCGGGAAACGGGAGCGGCGAAGTGGGCGCTTTTTAATATTGTTTATTCAACTTCCGTCGCCTGGTCCGCCGCTTTTATTGTGTATCAGACGGGCCTGATTTTTACTGCCGGTTGA
- a CDS encoding DUF255 domain-containing protein, translating into MKNSTARFFLWAVLMGIVSCCFSSSVLFAADANAQGKPEIAWHDYEEGLSLAKSSGKKLYLHFYTTRCHYCKVMQSETFTDNQVIAMLNENFIPIKVDLGARPSLGSVYPSPGVPMSWFLESNGDKIGSRAGYLPPDQFMEMLQFIIAEKYKQ; encoded by the coding sequence ATGAAAAATTCAACCGCACGCTTTTTTCTGTGGGCCGTACTGATGGGAATCGTGTCCTGCTGCTTCAGTTCATCGGTTTTGTTCGCGGCTGATGCCAATGCCCAGGGCAAACCGGAAATCGCCTGGCATGATTATGAGGAAGGATTGTCTCTGGCCAAGTCCAGCGGGAAAAAACTCTACCTTCATTTCTATACCACCCGCTGCCACTATTGTAAGGTCATGCAGTCGGAAACATTTACCGACAACCAGGTCATCGCCATGCTGAACGAAAATTTCATCCCCATTAAAGTGGATCTTGGTGCCCGGCCATCACTGGGATCCGTTTACCCCTCCCCGGGAGTGCCCATGTCATGGTTTCTGGAAAGCAATGGCGACAAAATCGGCTCCAGGGCCGGGTATCTGCCGCCGGACCAGTTCATGGAAATGCTGCAATTTATCATTGCTGAAAAATACAAGCAGTAA